Proteins from a genomic interval of Streptomyces sp. Tu6071:
- a CDS encoding VOC family protein, which translates to MTSRFTELTVDCHDPERLAEFWCAVLDFEVIDRREGMVEIGSWVPTAEAIRARQMPPTLVFLRVPEGKAVKNRLHLDVSPVDRATEDEVVRLIALGATRADVGQGPDRSWVVMADPEGNEFDVVRTLAPQG; encoded by the coding sequence ATGACCAGCAGGTTCACCGAATTGACCGTCGACTGCCACGACCCGGAGAGGCTCGCGGAGTTCTGGTGCGCGGTCCTGGACTTCGAGGTGATCGACCGGCGCGAGGGGATGGTCGAGATCGGCTCCTGGGTGCCGACCGCCGAGGCGATCCGGGCCCGCCAGATGCCGCCCACGCTGGTGTTCCTCCGCGTGCCCGAGGGCAAGGCGGTCAAGAACCGGCTCCACCTGGACGTCAGCCCGGTCGACCGCGCCACCGAGGACGAGGTGGTCCGCCTGATCGCCCTCGGCGCCACCCGGGCGGACGTGGGCCAGGGCCCGGACCGGAGCTGGGTCGTCATGGCCGACCCCGAGGGCAACGAGTTCGACGTCGTCCGCACCCTGGCCCCGCAGGGCTAG
- a CDS encoding carboxymuconolactone decarboxylase family protein → MTTNENTPATTRLPEHTPRLNFAKLVPEFYRAMIRLETASHDGVEPSLAELVRIRASQLNHCAYCLDMHTKDALAAGESIERIIQLSAWEESKHYYTAREIAAIELTEAVTVLTDGFVPDEVWEKAAAVFDERELAQLVGAITVINAWNRLSVTCRNVPGHYTPGDHAG, encoded by the coding sequence ATGACGACGAACGAGAACACCCCCGCCACCACCCGCCTCCCCGAGCACACCCCCCGCCTGAACTTCGCGAAGCTCGTGCCCGAGTTCTACCGCGCGATGATCCGCCTGGAGACCGCCTCGCACGACGGCGTCGAGCCCTCGCTCGCCGAGCTGGTCCGCATCCGCGCCTCGCAGCTCAACCACTGCGCGTACTGCCTCGACATGCACACGAAGGACGCGCTCGCCGCGGGCGAGTCGATCGAGCGGATCATCCAGCTGAGCGCGTGGGAGGAGTCGAAGCACTACTACACGGCGCGCGAGATCGCCGCGATCGAACTGACCGAGGCGGTCACGGTCCTCACCGACGGCTTCGTCCCCGACGAGGTCTGGGAGAAGGCGGCGGCGGTCTTCGACGAGCGCGAACTCGCCCAGCTCGTCGGCGCGATCACGGTCATCAACGCGTGGAACCGGCTGAGCGTGACGTGCCGCAACGTGCCGGGCCACTACACGCCGGGCGACCACGCGGGCTGA